The DNA sequence AGCAATTCCATGGATGATTCTTGCAGCAAAGAAAGGCTTAAAGCCGATATCTGTCTGGGCCAGAATGCTGGCCACCTGAGCCTGTACACTAAACCCTGAGAATCCCAGTACAAGACTTGTTACGATCACCTGCTGCATCAGGGTGGCCTGCTGAATCTGGCTCGTCATCTGGCTTCCCAGTGTTATTTCAAACAGACCTGATATAAATGGGATGCTGAGCTCGGAAGGAAGACTGATGCTGCTGAAGGCGACTGCTATGAATTCGGCTGCAAAAGCTGTGATATGCAGATGGAAGAGCAATTTATTGATAACCGAAAATAAGATGATGAAGCCCCCGATCATAAGCAGCGTCTGGACTGATGACATAACAGCGTCGCCGAGCAATTTACCGATGGGCCTGTTGTCATTGATCCTTGTCTGATGGAGAGCAGAAAACGCAGCCCTGAGAGAATTTTTCCTTTTTGGCTTTGAGCGGGTCATCTCTTCTTTTCTTCCATAAAATCGCATAATCAGGCCGACAGTAATATTTCCAAGATAGTGGGCCAGAGCCAGTATGATGCCGATTTTTGCATTGTTGAAAAAACCGACAGAGACTGCTCCAAAAATAAACAGGGGGTTGGATGAGTTTGTAAAAGAAACGAGCCTTTCAGCTTCTGTTTTAGTCAGCTGATCTTCCTGGCGCAGCCTGGCAGTAAGTTTTGCCCCGGCAGGATAGCCTGAAGCCATCCCCATCGCCCAGACAAAACCTCCGACGCCCGGAACGCGGAAAAGCGGCCGCATGAGCGGCTCCAGCAAAACGCCGAGGAATTTGACCACCCCGAATCCAATCAGCATCTCAGATACTATGAAAAAGGGGAGGAGAGAAGGAAAGACAATTTCCCACCACATATTGAGGCCTCTAATCGACGCGTCGACTGATTCTTGTGGAAAGGATATGAGCGATACAGCCATTAATGTAACGGATGAAGCTAATATGAGTGTTTTTAGTTTGGAACGCAACACCGGCAAATCCTCCCTTATCAGGTAAACAAACTGTGCAGCTCATGCAGAACAGTGATAAACTGTATTTATAATCAGCGGGCCGGGTCTGGAGCGGCAAACCGTCCCTCCTGAGGCGCAGTAGATTTTTCAGCCAATATACAGGGTTTTCCATTTGCTTTGCCCAATCGGCTTCAGCCGGGCACGCCTTGTCCCCATATATCCCAATATACTCATAGAAAGATAAAATAGACCATAAGATTAAACCAGGCTTTATTGTGTTTGATGCGGAGGTAAGCAAATTCTTGACTATCGCCCGCCATGAGTCATATATAAAAGGGGGGATGCTGATGAGGCAGCCCGTGATTGGATTGGCGCTGGGATCAGGGGGAGCCAGGGGGTTCGCCCATCTTGGCGTCATCAAAGTGCTGAAAGAGGAAGGAATTAACGTCGATGTGATTGCCGGGAGCAGCATGGGAGCGCTTGTAGGCTGCTTTTATGGAGCAGGACTGGACATTGACAGGCTCTATAAGCTGGCAGGTGCTTTCAAAAGAAAGTACTATCTTGATTTTACAGTGCCGAAGATGGGGTTTCTGGCTGGCAAGAAGGTGAAGGAACTTATTCGATTGTTTACCCATGGCAAGAACCTGGAAGATCTTGATATCCCTGTCAGAGTGGTTGCAACTGATCTTAAGGCAGGGGAAAAAGTTGTTTTCAGCAAAGGGCCGATTGCTGATGCCGTCAGGGCAAGCATATCAATACCCGGGATTTTCACTCCGGAAAAACTGGAAGACCGGCTCCTGGTCGATGGGGGAGTCATTGACAGGGTGCCGGTGTCAGTTGTCGAAGAAATGGGAGCGGACCTGATCATAGCTGTCGATGTGTCAAGAGTGAAGACCAGCTCTGACATCACATCGATATTCGATGTGATCATGCAAAGCCTGGATATTATGCAGATGGAGCTCGTTTCGAACCGGGAGATCGCCTCTGATATCATGATCAGACCGCATGTGGAAATGTACAGCTCAAGGGCTTTCACCAATATTGAAGATATCATCAGGATTGGGGAAGAGGAAGCAAGAAAGCAAGTTCCCAGAA is a window from the Bacillus infantis NRRL B-14911 genome containing:
- a CDS encoding patatin-like phospholipase family protein; this translates as MRQPVIGLALGSGGARGFAHLGVIKVLKEEGINVDVIAGSSMGALVGCFYGAGLDIDRLYKLAGAFKRKYYLDFTVPKMGFLAGKKVKELIRLFTHGKNLEDLDIPVRVVATDLKAGEKVVFSKGPIADAVRASISIPGIFTPEKLEDRLLVDGGVIDRVPVSVVEEMGADLIIAVDVSRVKTSSDITSIFDVIMQSLDIMQMELVSNREIASDIMIRPHVEMYSSRAFTNIEDIIRIGEEEARKQVPRIKEAIQNWKGQEDDEEK
- the ylbJ gene encoding sporulation integral membrane protein YlbJ; translated protein: MLRSKLKTLILASSVTLMAVSLISFPQESVDASIRGLNMWWEIVFPSLLPFFIVSEMLIGFGVVKFLGVLLEPLMRPLFRVPGVGGFVWAMGMASGYPAGAKLTARLRQEDQLTKTEAERLVSFTNSSNPLFIFGAVSVGFFNNAKIGIILALAHYLGNITVGLIMRFYGRKEEMTRSKPKRKNSLRAAFSALHQTRINDNRPIGKLLGDAVMSSVQTLLMIGGFIILFSVINKLLFHLHITAFAAEFIAVAFSSISLPSELSIPFISGLFEITLGSQMTSQIQQATLMQQVIVTSLVLGFSGFSVQAQVASILAQTDIGFKPFFAARIIHGIAAAMFAFLLWGPVYERFYHTDAPSNALPVGLFGGNAYSQAAAFLAEHGPLITLAALLVYIFLLGRQIYAGDAQKK